The following DNA comes from Chryseobacterium gallinarum.
CGTATCCGTGATTACGATTGTTTTCACTCCCCCTTCAAAGGTATACAAAAGAACCATCAGTAAAAGAACAAGTGAGGTAACCCAAAACGGAACGCCCAGCCCTTCCAGCAAAAAGATCTGTAAAACATTTACCACCAGATATAATCTCGCCGTTGCACCAATAGCCCTGGAAATGATAAAGAATATAGAGCCTATTTTGTGTGCCTCCACATTAAATCTTTTTCCCAGATAAGTATAAATGGAAGTGAGGTTCATCTTATAATATAGGGGAAGCAATATGGCGGCCACAATAAAATATCCGATAAAAAATCCGATCACCATCATATAATACTCAAATCCTCCATAGATATATTCTGTTCCGGTCATTTTTCCGACCGTTCCGGGAACCGAGATAAAGGTAACTCCACTGAGACTGGTTCCTATCATTCCAAATGCAACGAGCCACCATTTGCTCTTTTTATTGCCGATAAAAAATGATTGATTATCAGAATTTCTGCTGGTGAAATAAGAAATCACCAAAAGACCAATGAAATAGATAAAGACAAATAGCAAAAGGATAGTTCCTGAATTCATGCTGAAATTTTAAATTTTAGCAAATATAGTTTTTTTCTGTTCTGCTGAAAAAGAAAAAAACCTTCCGGAGATCTGCTCTGAAAGGTTTTATATTTTGAGGGTTAAATAAAGGCTAATTCACCAAAACATCCTGAATTGCTGCATCTTTCTGGAAGCTTGCCTTAGCAAACGGACATAAAGGAATGATTTTTTTTCCATTTTTCCGGGCGAAATCTACCGCTGCCAAAAGCATTTCTTTTCCTACACCTTTTCCGTTGTAAGCTTCTTCCACCTCGGTGTGGTCTATAATAAATCTTTCTTCTCCCGCCCAGGTATACGTCATCATGCCTGCACGTCTTCCATCTATGAAAGCTTCAAAACTTCCGTGTTTGTCGTCGTTGTTTTGTTTTACTTCGATCATGTTTATGAGAATTTAGTTAATATTTCTATATCGTTAGTTAATATTTTGTGAACAGGGCATGCATCAGCAATCGTGTGAAGTCTTTTCATCTGCTCATCATCCAGATTTCCATCAAAGGTAATATCCCTTTTAAAGACAGCTCTTTTGGTGAGCGGGTAATTTTCAAGCTCTACCTCTACATTGATGTTTTCTACTTCCCATTCTTTCCTGTCTATATACATTCTTAATGTAGCCGCTGTACAGCTTGCCAGGGAAGTGGCTAAAATTTCAAAGGGATTAAACCCTTTATTCTGACCACCCTTGTCTACCGGCTCATCAGTAATGATTTGATTTTCGCCGGCAGTGACCTCTGTATAATATTTTGTTTTTCCTAAACTTGCTTTTACCGTTACCGCCATTATTTTGTTGTATTGAATGTATAACTTAATGCTCCGGAAGGGCATAGGTCAATTTGTTTTCTGAGTTCTCCGGAGGTTGCATTTTCTGCTTTGATCCAAGGTCTTTCTTTAGGATTGTAGACTTTGGGAAGCGTTTTTACGCAAATAGCCGAATGAATACATTTTTGAGGTTTCCAGATGACTGTGATGTCACCATTGGTATATTCGTGTGTTTCCATATCAATTTTCTTTTAATGATTTTTCGATTCTTTTGTCCGGAATCAGCCATATCAAAGCCACGAGATAATAAAAACCTATGGCAATATAAGGATAAAAAAATGAAGTAGCGATTCCCAGAACATAAAAAATGATCGATATATATTCTTTAAATTTAGAATGTATTGCCTCTTTTAGCTTAGAGTTTTCTCCTTCACAGCGTATGATTACATTTTCCAGGATGGTGTAGGCAATGGCGCTCATAATAAGTCCTATTCCATAAGTGGCAACAGGGTTTTGGGCAAAATGAGAGGTTCCTATCCATTCTGTAGCAATAGGCATCAGGGAAAGCCAGAACAATAAATGAAGGTTGGCCCAAAGAATACTGCCGTTTACTTTTTTCACAGTCTGGAATAAATGATGATGATTGTTCCAATAAATTCCTACGTAAATGAAGCTGAAAATGTACGCCAGGAATCTGGGAAGTATAGGTTGGAGACTTGCCCAGCTGCTGCCCTCCGGAACCTTGAGTTCAAGCACCATGATCGTGATAATGATAGCTAAAACACCATCACTGAACGCTTCTAATCTTCCCTTAGTCATGGGTAATCTGGCTTTTAAAACTTGCTATTTTACTTTTCAGGTCATTCAGCATTTCAGGATTAATTACTCCATTTTCCAGATCAAAATTTTCATAAAATTTCGGAAGTGAAAAAGTTTCTTTAATGTCTGCTGCAAACTGGGGGAAAAATGTTTTGGCAGTGTTCATTACGTTCCCGCCCCCGTAACCTCCAGGAGAAGTGCTCATTAAAAGCATGGGTTTGTTTTGAAAAACTTTTACATTGATCCTTGATGCCCAGTCGAAAATATTTTTAAAAGCGGCGCTGTAAGACCTGTTGTGCTCGGCAAGGGAACAGATGATAACATCGCATTCTTCAATTTCCTTCAGAAACCGGTAAGCTTCATCAGGAAAACCTTTTTTTTCAAGATCTACAGAAAAAACAGGCATTGAAAAATCATTAAGGTCAATAAAATTAAGCTCTTCATTCTGGAAATCCTTCAGGACAAATTTTACCAGTTCCCGGTTAATAGAGGTGGAAGAGGTGCTTCCTGCAAATGCTAATACTTTCATGGTGGTATGATTCTGTACAGGATATTATTTTCTGTTTAAAATAGCTTTGGGAAGGGGAACATATTCCTCTTCATCACCCGGAACCAGAGGGAATGCATCATGATTCTGATCATTCCAGTTTACTTTAGCCTGATCAATGATTTCTTTATCTGAGTTGACAAAATTCCAGAATATAAAGCGTTCCTCATCAAAAGGTTCACCTCCGAAAAGGTATACTGTACCGTTTTCGCTCATGTCAAACTCACACAGTTTAGTATCCTTGGCAATCATCAGTTGTTTGGATCCATAGGAGTTCCCTTCAGTGGTCACCGTTCCATCTAAAACGTACATTGCTGCCTCCCCGTAGAGGTCTTTTCCAATGCTTATTTTCTTAGGCTCTTTTGTTTTAATTTCCAGAAAAAACAGCTTGCTGTGCACTGGTACAGGAGAGGTTCTGCCAAAAGCTTCACCTGCAATAAGCTTATATTGAATGCCGTCTTCCTCCCATACCGGAATCTCATCAGCTTCAACATGGAAAGTAGGCTCCGATTGTTCCAGGTGCTTGGGAAGTCCTACCCAGATCTGGAATCCGTGAAGTCTTTTATCACTGTGTCTTAAATATTCAGGAGTTCTCTCTGAATGTACAACCCCTTTTCCGGCGGTCATCCAATTCACAGCACCCGGTTTTATTTCAACGGCACTTCCGATACTGTCCCTGTGGAAAATAGAGCCTTCCAGCAGGTATGTTAATGTAGACAATCCAATATGGGGATGTGGAGGAACATCAAGATTTTGATAATCCTTTAATTCAGAAGGGCCCATATGATCGATGAAAACAAAAGGTCCTACCGCTCTTTTCTCACGGAAAGGAAGAAGCCTTCCTACCAGGAAATTCCCTATATCTGCTGCTTTCTCCTCTATGATAAGTCCAATATTTGACATAATAAATGACGTATTTTTTAATTTTATTTGAATATTAAGTGATTGATTTAAATTTTATTATAGCCTTCAAATCTTTCATCCACGATACGTTTCCATTCCGGATGCTTCTTAATAAAAGCAAAAACATAAGGACAGAATGGTAAAAGTTTTTTACCGCTCTCTTCTATATAATGTAATGTTTTTTCTACGACTGCGGCTGCTGCTCCAGTTCCTGCCAGCTCCGGTTCAGCTTCCGTGTGAATCAGAGAGACCTGATGCATTGTCTCGCGGTAGTCAATGAATGCATAATGACCGTTAACTTCTATTTCAAATCTTTTATCAGTTTTTACGAGAGGGATGTTTTCAAATTCAGGTTTCATAATTTTTAAGATTAAAAAGTTGTGATATTTAAGGAGTAAAATTTCTATCAGTAATGAAGACTAAACCTTATAGGTTTCAAAAACTATAAGGTTTAGCTCCTGAGATTTATTCTGGTTATTTAGGCATAATAAAATTTACACCTTTGTTAATTATATAAAGTTAATAAAAAAGGAACAATCAAAGATTAAGATAAATTTAATTCTATCAATCTTCAAGGTAACCGAATTTTCCGGTGTTGAAGTCTTCAAATGCCTGCATGATTTCTTCCCGGGAATTCATAACAAAAGGCCCGTGAGGATAGATCGGTTCATTAATAGGCTCTCCACTGATGATCAGGATAATAGCATCTTCTTTTGCCTCAATAGTGAAGGTCTCTCCTTCATTTTTAAACAAAGCGAAATGATCTGTTTTAACGTGTTCTTCTCCATTAATAATAATACTTCCTTCAATCACTAATGCTGCGGTATTAAAGGATGCCGGGAAAGTAAATTCCGCTTTTCCTCCTGCTTTAAGCTTTGCATTCATCATATGAACAGGAGTGAAAGTACTGGCCGGTCCTTTATGACCCTGATATTCTCCTGCGATCACTTCTATTATTCCATTTTCTCCTAAATCTACCCGTTCCATACTGGAGTTTTCAATCGCCTGGTATTTTGGATGGCTCATCTTATCTTTTGCAGGAAGGTTAACCCAAAGCTGAACCATTTGAAAGATTCCTCCTTTTTTTGACCACTCCGTTTCATGATATTCTTTATGAAGAACTCCTTTGGCAGCAGTCATCCATTGTACATCACCTTCTCCTATGATTCCGCCACCACCGGCGCTGTCATGATGTTCTACCTTACCACTGTATGCTATTGTTACTGTTTCAAAACCTCTATGCGGATGAACACCTACACCTCTTGGTGTTTCGGAACCATTAAAATGGAATTTTGAATTATAATCAAGCATAATGAACGGGTCCATTCTTTTCATATCTAATCCATGTACCCCTGGAATAAAATTATGAACTCTAAAACCGTCGCCTACAAAATGTGCAGGTCTTGGAGATACTACGATTTCTACTTTTTTAGTTGCCATAATATTGTTGATTTTATAGATACAAAAATACTATTGCTATATAGGAAAAGCATTGATCTGTGATAAGTTCGTTAAGAGGTGAAGTAAAACAGGTAAGAAGGAAGATGGTAAGTGGACAAGCCTTTTGCCCCCGTTAGGTTGAAGAAAGGTGGATAACAGGCAGGTCAGCAATTTATTATTTGTTCATCTGTCTTTTTCCTGATTATTCGTCCTTCGATTTCATATTCTTCCCATCGGAAATATGGAGTCTTCTAAAAACCAGACCTGATAAAATAGTCAGAATCCCGACGGTGAGAAAAGTATAACGGAAAGCATTGTGAATTTCTCCGTTAATAAGATCTGAATTTTCAAATACTTTCAAAACAATCAATCCGAATGCAATACCAAAACCGATGGCAAGTTGTTGATTGACTGATATCAGTGAATTGCCGCTGCTGGTCTGGAAATTCCGGAGGTCAGCAATGGAAATGGTATTCATGGAGGTAAACTGGATAGAATTGAAGAATCCTAAAACCGCTATGATAGGGACAAACCAATATAAAGAAGTGTGAATATCCGGAATAGCCAATAAGCAGATCAGGGTTCCGATAATGAATGTATTCACCATTAAAGTCTGGCGATATCCGTATTTATCCAGGATTTTGATGACAGAAGATTTTCCGAATATAGCTGTTAGTGCCATAGGAGCAATAATCCAGCCGGAAGTTACCGCAGACTGCTTGTAGGCAATCTGGATCATGAGCGGAAGTAAAAGCGGGACAGAGCTTATTCCTAACCGGGTAGCCAGGTTCCCTACAATTCCTACCCGAAAAGTTCTTACCTGGAAAAGGTTTAATGGGAAAATGGGATTTCCTTCCCGTTTGGCATGCCTGTAATAATAATAGAGAAAGAGAAACCCTAAAATGAATACAAGGAGAACCGGAGTGATATTCTGGATATCCCCGAAAAGTTCGAGTGAAATTGAGAGCAGGAGAGAGGCTGCGGCAAAAATTAAAAAACCTTTCAAATCAAAATCCACATCGGTTGATTTGTAATCAGGCATAAATTTTAAGCCTAAAAGAATTCCTAAAAATCCTATCGGAATATTAATCAGAAATATCCAGTGCCATGAAAGATAATCTACCATATATCCTCCTACTAAAGGCCCCAGTACGGGTCCGATCAGTGCGGGAATAATGGCAAAGTTCATTGCTTTAAGGAGTTCATTTTTATCAAAAGTCTTGATTAAGGCCAATTTACCAACAGGAGTCATTAAACTTCCCCCGACTCCCTGTATTACCCTTGAAATCACCAGGTGGGTGAGGTTCTGGGAAAGAGAGCAGAAAAGTGATCCGAGACTGAATAATACCAGGGAAAATATAAATATTTTTTTGGTTCCGAACCTGTCTGCCAGAAAACCGCTGGCAGGCATGAAAACCGCTAATGTCAGCACGTAGCTGATAATCGCATTCTGCATATTGAGAGGTGACTCATTAAGGTCTTTTGCAATAGAAGGCAAAGAGGTATTCAGGATTGTAGAATCAAGCATCTGCATGAAAATAGCAGTAGCAAGAATCAATGGAAGTATTTTCTTAATGGAAGTTTGTTGTTGGCTGGTATCTGTCATTATATCAAGGCCGGAGCTTTTAAAAATCCCGG
Coding sequences within:
- a CDS encoding GNAT family N-acetyltransferase, whose product is MIEVKQNNDDKHGSFEAFIDGRRAGMMTYTWAGEERFIIDHTEVEEAYNGKGVGKEMLLAAVDFARKNGKKIIPLCPFAKASFQKDAAIQDVLVN
- a CDS encoding OsmC family protein, with the protein product MAVTVKASLGKTKYYTEVTAGENQIITDEPVDKGGQNKGFNPFEILATSLASCTAATLRMYIDRKEWEVENINVEVELENYPLTKRAVFKRDITFDGNLDDEQMKRLHTIADACPVHKILTNDIEILTKFS
- a CDS encoding (4Fe-4S)-binding protein, encoding METHEYTNGDITVIWKPQKCIHSAICVKTLPKVYNPKERPWIKAENATSGELRKQIDLCPSGALSYTFNTTK
- a CDS encoding TMEM175 family protein, with translation MTKGRLEAFSDGVLAIIITIMVLELKVPEGSSWASLQPILPRFLAYIFSFIYVGIYWNNHHHLFQTVKKVNGSILWANLHLLFWLSLMPIATEWIGTSHFAQNPVATYGIGLIMSAIAYTILENVIIRCEGENSKLKEAIHSKFKEYISIIFYVLGIATSFFYPYIAIGFYYLVALIWLIPDKRIEKSLKEN
- a CDS encoding NADPH-dependent FMN reductase, which encodes MKVLAFAGSTSSTSINRELVKFVLKDFQNEELNFIDLNDFSMPVFSVDLEKKGFPDEAYRFLKEIEECDVIICSLAEHNRSYSAAFKNIFDWASRINVKVFQNKPMLLMSTSPGGYGGGNVMNTAKTFFPQFAADIKETFSLPKFYENFDLENGVINPEMLNDLKSKIASFKSQITHD
- a CDS encoding pirin family protein; the protein is MSNIGLIIEEKAADIGNFLVGRLLPFREKRAVGPFVFIDHMGPSELKDYQNLDVPPHPHIGLSTLTYLLEGSIFHRDSIGSAVEIKPGAVNWMTAGKGVVHSERTPEYLRHSDKRLHGFQIWVGLPKHLEQSEPTFHVEADEIPVWEEDGIQYKLIAGEAFGRTSPVPVHSKLFFLEIKTKEPKKISIGKDLYGEAAMYVLDGTVTTEGNSYGSKQLMIAKDTKLCEFDMSENGTVYLFGGEPFDEERFIFWNFVNSDKEIIDQAKVNWNDQNHDAFPLVPGDEEEYVPLPKAILNRK
- a CDS encoding GNAT family N-acetyltransferase: MKPEFENIPLVKTDKRFEIEVNGHYAFIDYRETMHQVSLIHTEAEPELAGTGAAAAVVEKTLHYIEESGKKLLPFCPYVFAFIKKHPEWKRIVDERFEGYNKI
- a CDS encoding pirin family protein, with translation MATKKVEIVVSPRPAHFVGDGFRVHNFIPGVHGLDMKRMDPFIMLDYNSKFHFNGSETPRGVGVHPHRGFETVTIAYSGKVEHHDSAGGGGIIGEGDVQWMTAAKGVLHKEYHETEWSKKGGIFQMVQLWVNLPAKDKMSHPKYQAIENSSMERVDLGENGIIEVIAGEYQGHKGPASTFTPVHMMNAKLKAGGKAEFTFPASFNTAALVIEGSIIINGEEHVKTDHFALFKNEGETFTIEAKEDAIILIISGEPINEPIYPHGPFVMNSREEIMQAFEDFNTGKFGYLED
- a CDS encoding MFS transporter, with the translated sequence MTDTSQQQTSIKKILPLILATAIFMQMLDSTILNTSLPSIAKDLNESPLNMQNAIISYVLTLAVFMPASGFLADRFGTKKIFIFSLVLFSLGSLFCSLSQNLTHLVISRVIQGVGGSLMTPVGKLALIKTFDKNELLKAMNFAIIPALIGPVLGPLVGGYMVDYLSWHWIFLINIPIGFLGILLGLKFMPDYKSTDVDFDLKGFLIFAAASLLLSISLELFGDIQNITPVLLVFILGFLFLYYYYRHAKREGNPIFPLNLFQVRTFRVGIVGNLATRLGISSVPLLLPLMIQIAYKQSAVTSGWIIAPMALTAIFGKSSVIKILDKYGYRQTLMVNTFIIGTLICLLAIPDIHTSLYWFVPIIAVLGFFNSIQFTSMNTISIADLRNFQTSSGNSLISVNQQLAIGFGIAFGLIVLKVFENSDLINGEIHNAFRYTFLTVGILTILSGLVFRRLHISDGKNMKSKDE